A window of the Sphaerobacter thermophilus DSM 20745 genome harbors these coding sequences:
- a CDS encoding DNA-directed RNA polymerase subunit beta → MAVTLRSQGAPDAGTRQVLSNLGIDRVSFASIPTVLEMPNLVQLQIESFEWFKTEGMRELLEEISPIVDYNGKMELRFLEHRFDEPRYDEETCRERDMTYAAPLRIRVQLLIRETGEIKESDVFLGDFPIMTPHGTFLINGAERVVVSQLVRSPGVYFDLTTDPTTGRQLAGAKLIPSRGAWLEFETSNKNVLSVKVDRKRKLPVTVLLRAIGIVDDDEIRELFADVDDPEHRFIESTLERDTTKTREEAQVELYRRLRPGDPPTRENAASLLDGLFFNPRRYDLAKVGRYKLNKRLGLDIGLDTRVLTREDLVEVVRTLIRVNTGQDQPDDIDHLGNRRVRAVGELIQMHVRTGLQRLERGIRERMTIQDIETVTPNGLISTTRPVMAAVREFFGGSQLSQFMDQTNPLAELTNKRRLSALGPGGLSRDRAGFDVRDVHYSHYGRICPIETPEGPNIGLIGSLATYGRINAYGFIETPYRRVYRQLNPQEDHELILGRIVAVDVKHPETGEVLAAAGTQIDEALRARLAEAGITMVRIVPFVSDQIEYLSADREDQFVIAQANAPLNERAEFIEERVSARYGDGFVSAPPERIDYMDVSPKQLVSVAAALIPFLEHDDANRALMGANMQRQAVPLLRPQAPIVGTGVEYQAARDSGQVVVAEKAGVVTSVTARAITVREDDGTERVYKLRKFIRSNQDTCINQRPSVNKGDRVEPGQIIADSSSTDNGELALGQNVLAAFMSWEGGNFEDAILISERLVRDDVYTSIHIEKYETEARDTKLGPEEITRDIPNVGEDSLANLDENGIIRIGAEVRPNDILVGKVTPRGETELSAEERLLRAIFGEKAREVKDTSLRVPHGVHGKVIDVKRFKREEGSDHELPAGVNEMVRVMIAQKRKISEGDKMAGRHGNKGVISRILPIEDMPYLPDGTPVDIVLNPIGVPSRMNIGQVLETHLGWAAAALGLKIASPVFDGAKEYQIREMLERAGLPSDGKVDLYDGRTGEKFDRPVTVGVMYMMKLAHLVEDKIHARSTGPYSLVTQQPLGGKAQFGGQRFGEMEVWALEAYGAAYTLQEMLTVKSDDVVGRVKTYEAIVKGEPIVEAGVPESFKVLVKELRSLGLSVEVINEDEETIDFAEDTSRDLLTNLDRINLSGFERSED, encoded by the coding sequence ATGGCCGTAACTCTCCGGTCCCAAGGCGCCCCGGACGCTGGCACGAGGCAGGTGCTCTCCAACCTCGGCATTGACCGGGTTTCCTTTGCCAGCATTCCGACGGTCCTGGAGATGCCCAATCTGGTGCAGCTCCAGATCGAGTCATTCGAATGGTTCAAGACGGAGGGGATGCGCGAGCTCCTCGAAGAGATCTCGCCCATCGTCGACTACAACGGAAAGATGGAGCTCCGGTTCCTGGAGCATCGCTTCGACGAGCCGCGCTACGATGAGGAGACCTGCCGCGAGCGGGACATGACGTACGCAGCGCCGCTCCGGATTCGGGTCCAGCTCCTCATCCGCGAAACCGGAGAGATTAAGGAGAGCGACGTCTTCCTGGGCGACTTCCCGATTATGACCCCGCACGGCACTTTCCTCATTAATGGGGCCGAGCGCGTGGTCGTGTCGCAGTTGGTGCGATCGCCCGGCGTCTACTTCGACCTGACCACCGATCCGACGACCGGGCGCCAGCTCGCCGGGGCGAAGCTGATCCCCAGCCGCGGCGCCTGGCTTGAGTTCGAGACGTCGAACAAGAACGTGCTGTCGGTCAAGGTCGACCGGAAGCGGAAGCTGCCGGTGACCGTGCTGCTGCGCGCCATCGGCATCGTCGACGACGATGAGATCCGGGAGCTCTTCGCAGACGTCGACGACCCGGAGCACCGCTTCATCGAGAGCACGCTGGAGCGTGACACCACCAAGACGCGCGAGGAGGCCCAGGTCGAGCTGTACCGGCGCCTCCGGCCGGGCGACCCGCCGACGCGGGAGAACGCCGCGTCGCTCTTGGACGGGCTCTTCTTCAACCCGCGCCGGTACGACCTGGCGAAGGTCGGGCGCTACAAGCTGAACAAGCGGCTGGGGCTCGACATCGGGCTCGATACCCGCGTGCTGACGCGCGAGGACCTGGTCGAGGTCGTGCGGACGCTGATCCGGGTCAACACCGGGCAGGATCAGCCGGACGACATCGACCATCTGGGCAACCGGCGCGTGCGCGCGGTTGGCGAGTTGATCCAGATGCACGTCCGCACCGGGCTCCAGCGGTTGGAGCGGGGCATCCGGGAGCGGATGACGATTCAGGATATTGAGACGGTCACCCCGAACGGGCTGATCAGCACGACGCGGCCGGTGATGGCGGCGGTCCGGGAGTTCTTTGGCGGCAGCCAACTCTCTCAGTTCATGGACCAGACCAACCCGCTGGCCGAGCTGACCAACAAGCGGCGCCTGTCGGCTCTCGGGCCGGGTGGCTTGAGCCGCGACCGGGCCGGATTCGACGTCCGGGACGTGCACTACTCGCACTACGGCCGCATCTGCCCGATTGAGACCCCGGAAGGTCCGAACATCGGTCTGATCGGCTCGCTGGCGACCTACGGCCGGATCAACGCGTACGGGTTCATCGAGACGCCGTACCGCCGGGTCTATCGCCAGCTCAACCCGCAGGAGGATCACGAGCTGATACTCGGGCGGATCGTGGCGGTCGACGTGAAGCACCCGGAGACGGGCGAGGTGCTGGCCGCGGCGGGCACGCAGATCGACGAGGCGCTGCGTGCTCGGCTGGCCGAGGCCGGCATCACGATGGTGCGCATCGTCCCGTTCGTCAGCGACCAGATCGAGTATCTGTCCGCTGACCGGGAGGACCAGTTTGTCATCGCCCAGGCGAACGCGCCGCTGAACGAGCGCGCCGAATTCATCGAGGAACGCGTGTCGGCGCGCTACGGCGACGGGTTCGTTTCCGCGCCGCCGGAGCGGATCGACTACATGGACGTGTCGCCGAAGCAGTTGGTGTCGGTGGCGGCGGCGCTCATCCCGTTCCTGGAGCACGATGACGCGAACCGGGCGCTGATGGGCGCCAACATGCAGCGCCAGGCCGTGCCGCTGCTGCGGCCGCAGGCGCCGATCGTCGGCACCGGCGTCGAGTATCAGGCGGCGCGCGACTCGGGCCAGGTCGTCGTGGCCGAGAAGGCGGGCGTGGTGACCTCGGTCACGGCTCGGGCCATCACGGTGCGCGAGGACGACGGCACCGAGCGGGTGTACAAGCTGCGCAAGTTCATCCGCTCGAACCAGGACACGTGCATCAACCAGCGTCCGAGCGTGAACAAGGGTGACCGCGTGGAGCCGGGCCAGATCATCGCCGACTCGTCGAGCACCGACAACGGCGAACTGGCACTGGGCCAAAACGTCCTGGCGGCGTTCATGTCGTGGGAGGGTGGTAACTTCGAGGACGCCATCCTCATCTCCGAGCGGCTGGTCCGCGACGATGTCTACACCTCGATCCACATCGAGAAGTACGAGACGGAGGCGCGCGATACCAAGCTCGGTCCGGAAGAGATCACGCGGGACATCCCGAATGTCGGTGAGGACAGCCTGGCGAACCTCGACGAGAACGGGATCATCCGGATCGGCGCCGAGGTGCGGCCGAACGACATTCTGGTCGGAAAGGTGACGCCGCGGGGTGAGACCGAACTCTCCGCGGAGGAGCGGCTACTCCGCGCGATCTTCGGTGAGAAGGCCCGCGAGGTTAAGGATACGAGTCTGCGGGTGCCGCACGGCGTGCACGGCAAGGTGATCGACGTCAAGCGCTTCAAGCGCGAGGAAGGCAGCGATCACGAGTTGCCGGCCGGCGTCAACGAGATGGTCCGCGTCATGATCGCCCAGAAGCGGAAGATCTCCGAGGGCGACAAGATGGCCGGGCGGCACGGCAACAAGGGCGTGATCTCGCGCATCTTGCCGATCGAGGACATGCCCTACCTGCCGGACGGGACGCCGGTGGACATCGTGCTGAACCCGATCGGTGTGCCGTCGCGTATGAACATCGGACAGGTGCTGGAGACGCACCTGGGCTGGGCCGCGGCGGCGCTCGGGCTGAAGATCGCCTCGCCGGTGTTCGACGGCGCGAAGGAGTACCAGATCCGGGAGATGCTGGAGCGGGCCGGCTTGCCGAGCGACGGCAAGGTCGACCTGTACGACGGGCGCACCGGCGAGAAGTTCGACCGGCCGGTGACGGTGGGCGTCATGTACATGATGAAGCTGGCCCACCTGGTGGAGGACAAGATCCACGCCCGGTCCACGGGCCCCTACTCGCTGGTCACGCAGCAGCCGCTGGGCGGCAAGGCTCAGTTCGGTGGGCAGCGCTTCGGCGAGATGGAGGTCTGGGCGCTGGAGGCGTACGGCGCGGCCTACACGCTCCAGGAGATGCTCACGGTCAAGTCGGACGACGTTGTGGGCCGCGTCAAGACGTACGAGGCGATCGTGAAGGGCGAGCCGATCGTGGAGGCCGGCGTGCCCGAGTCGTTCAAGGTCCTCGTCAAGGAGCTGCGGAGCCTGGGCCTTTCGGTCGAGGTCATCAACGAGGACGAGGAGACGATCGACTTTGCCGAGGATACCTCGCGCGACTTGCTGACGAATCTCGATCGGATCAATCTGAGCGGGTTCGAGCGGTCCGAGGATTAG
- the rpoC gene encoding DNA-directed RNA polymerase subunit beta', with protein sequence MQTMSIGRRSRDSHQGLDVNDFDAIRISLASPEAIRSWSHGEVTKPETINYRTLRPEHGGLFCERIFGPTRDFECYCGKYKRVRHAGTICDKCGVEVTRSKVRRERMGHIELAAPVAHIWYVKGTPSRLGLLLDISPRNLERVLYFASYLVTEVDEEKREALIREIYEELEAELAELDRELEARTADITSAIEAELSHLRAGAESLGQSVEQRLAEQKAELDQEATAVRERLESLLGEAAPEEIVFRGRTIVREGEAVNEDRLQALSEAVNEEREELERQAEHDVTSGQALAEAEQDQLRYDADEKTRQIVQEYEQQKQALRAEAEAMVRAISDLKPLQVLTETQYREAMELAPGVFKAGMGAEAVYEVVSKMDLDKLSAELRQEIHSVSGQRRKKAAKRLRVVEALRKSGNRPEWMIFTVLPVIPPDLRPMVQLDGGRFATSDLNDLYRRVINRNNRLKRLLELGAPDIIVRNEKRMLQEAVDALIDNGRRGRVVSGSGKHKLKSLSDMLKGKQGRFRQNLLGKRVDYSGRSVIVVGPDLKLHQCGLPKRMALELFKPFVMQKLVAQGYAHNIKAAKRLVERVDPHVWDVLEQVIADYLVLLNRAPTLHRLGIQAFEVKLIEGSAIQLHPLVCAAFNADFDGDQMAVHVPLSAAAQQEARERMLSTRNLLDPSDGDPVITPTQDIVLGCYYMTLPRPGARGEGKVFAGPHEVELAYRTGVVDLQAQIKVRLELNGSGPQLVDTTVGRVLLNEVIPDELGFWNETMDRKALRRLVAACYRELGPEVTAEMADNIKTIGFNYATKGGLTIGLTDVHIPESKEAIIAAADAKVEEVERQYRRGLITDAERHREVVNIWNDARDELAKAVEAGLGVNNALYMMSTSGAKGNINQISQMAGMRGLMLDPGGKIIDLPIRSNFREGLSVLEYFISTHGARKGLADTALRTADSGYLTRRLVDVAQDVIVTVDDCGTEEGMRIEVDSMPDTESFIGRIVGRMAAQPVVDPNTGEILVERNGEITEAIARDLVARGVPRVDVRTPMQCEAEHGVCRYCYGRNLASGQLVDLGEAVGIIAAQSIGEPGTQLTMRTFHTGGVAGEDITTGLPRVEELFEAREPKGKAILAEHDGVVHIVEDESGRRILLSREEIVTDVMALPEGYQVLVADGETVAVGQVLASPPEGVEGDPVVASMDGVVFLDGQEFVLRHEETQTTEYQVPASAHIRVNDGDTVTTGTQLTDGNLDPQQILQTMGRAAVQRYLVDEVQKVYKSQGVVTNDKHIEVIVRQMLRKVAVEDPGDTDLLVGELIDRFTFNRINEEIIAEGGEPATAQQVLLGITKASLATESFLSAASFQETTRVLTEAAIHGKVDYLRGLKENVIIGKLIPAGSGFWARKRKAEGLTAHDEASLAAMQEEQLRQPTSIEEVKEQLEGQASALPASTGVAVAEAPEAQLPAGSGDDTSPASAEPGAEAESEAAEGEGGEE encoded by the coding sequence ATGCAGACGATGAGCATTGGCAGGCGGTCGCGAGACTCGCATCAGGGGCTGGACGTCAACGACTTCGACGCGATTCGCATTAGCCTGGCCTCGCCGGAAGCGATCCGGAGTTGGTCGCACGGCGAGGTCACCAAGCCCGAGACGATCAACTACCGGACGCTGCGGCCGGAGCACGGCGGGCTGTTCTGTGAGCGGATCTTCGGACCGACCCGCGACTTCGAGTGCTACTGCGGCAAGTACAAGCGGGTTCGCCACGCCGGCACAATCTGCGACAAGTGCGGCGTGGAGGTGACCCGCTCGAAGGTCCGGCGCGAGCGCATGGGCCATATCGAGCTGGCCGCACCGGTCGCGCACATCTGGTACGTGAAGGGCACGCCGAGCCGTCTCGGCCTGCTCCTCGACATTTCGCCGCGCAACCTGGAGCGCGTCCTCTACTTCGCGTCCTACCTCGTGACCGAGGTGGACGAGGAGAAGCGCGAGGCGCTGATCCGCGAGATCTATGAGGAGCTCGAGGCCGAGCTGGCGGAGCTCGACCGGGAGCTTGAGGCTCGGACCGCTGACATCACGTCGGCGATCGAGGCGGAGCTGTCGCACCTGCGGGCCGGGGCTGAGTCCCTCGGCCAGTCGGTCGAGCAGCGCCTCGCGGAGCAGAAGGCGGAGCTGGACCAGGAGGCGACGGCGGTTCGCGAGCGGCTGGAGAGCCTGCTCGGCGAGGCGGCGCCGGAGGAGATCGTCTTCCGCGGGCGCACCATCGTGCGCGAAGGGGAGGCGGTCAACGAGGATCGGCTCCAGGCCCTCTCCGAGGCGGTCAACGAAGAGCGCGAGGAGCTGGAGCGCCAGGCCGAGCATGATGTGACTAGCGGTCAGGCTCTGGCCGAGGCGGAGCAGGACCAGCTCCGGTACGACGCCGACGAGAAGACGCGCCAGATCGTCCAGGAGTACGAGCAGCAGAAGCAGGCGCTGCGGGCCGAGGCCGAGGCGATGGTCCGCGCGATCAGCGACCTCAAGCCGCTGCAGGTCCTGACCGAGACGCAGTACCGCGAGGCCATGGAGCTGGCGCCCGGTGTGTTCAAGGCCGGGATGGGCGCCGAGGCCGTCTACGAGGTCGTGTCCAAGATGGACCTCGACAAGCTCTCGGCGGAGCTGCGCCAGGAGATCCATTCGGTCAGCGGCCAGCGGCGCAAGAAGGCTGCGAAGCGACTGCGGGTGGTCGAGGCGCTGCGCAAGAGCGGCAACCGGCCGGAGTGGATGATCTTCACCGTCCTGCCGGTGATCCCGCCGGATCTGCGCCCGATGGTGCAGCTCGACGGTGGGCGCTTTGCGACGTCCGACCTGAACGACCTGTACCGCCGCGTCATTAACCGGAACAACCGGCTGAAGCGGCTGCTGGAGCTGGGAGCGCCGGACATCATCGTGCGCAACGAGAAGCGCATGCTCCAGGAGGCCGTGGACGCGCTGATCGACAACGGGCGGCGCGGCCGTGTGGTGTCGGGCAGCGGCAAGCACAAGCTCAAGAGCCTGTCCGACATGCTCAAGGGCAAGCAGGGCCGGTTCCGCCAGAACCTGCTGGGTAAGCGGGTCGACTACTCGGGCCGCTCGGTGATCGTGGTCGGCCCGGATCTCAAGCTGCACCAGTGCGGTCTGCCCAAGCGGATGGCGCTGGAGCTGTTCAAGCCGTTCGTGATGCAGAAGCTGGTGGCCCAGGGCTACGCTCACAACATCAAGGCCGCCAAGCGGCTGGTCGAGCGGGTCGATCCGCACGTCTGGGACGTGCTGGAGCAGGTTATCGCCGACTATCTGGTCCTGCTGAACCGGGCCCCGACGTTGCACCGGCTCGGTATCCAGGCGTTCGAGGTCAAGCTGATCGAGGGGTCTGCCATCCAGTTGCACCCGTTGGTCTGCGCGGCCTTCAACGCCGACTTCGACGGTGACCAGATGGCGGTACACGTGCCGCTCTCGGCGGCGGCGCAGCAGGAGGCGCGGGAGCGCATGCTCTCGACCCGCAACCTGCTCGACCCGTCGGACGGCGACCCGGTGATCACACCGACCCAGGACATCGTGCTGGGCTGCTACTACATGACGCTGCCTCGGCCGGGTGCGCGCGGCGAGGGCAAGGTCTTCGCCGGGCCGCACGAGGTGGAGCTGGCCTATCGGACCGGGGTGGTCGACCTGCAGGCGCAGATCAAGGTGCGCCTGGAGCTGAACGGCTCCGGCCCGCAGTTGGTCGACACCACGGTCGGCCGGGTGCTGCTGAACGAGGTTATCCCGGACGAGCTCGGCTTCTGGAACGAGACGATGGACCGGAAGGCGCTGCGCCGGCTGGTCGCCGCCTGCTACCGGGAGCTCGGGCCGGAGGTCACCGCCGAGATGGCGGACAACATCAAGACGATCGGCTTCAACTATGCGACCAAGGGTGGCCTGACGATCGGCCTGACGGACGTCCACATCCCGGAGAGCAAGGAAGCCATCATTGCCGCGGCCGACGCCAAGGTCGAGGAGGTCGAGCGCCAGTATCGCCGTGGTCTGATCACGGACGCTGAGCGGCATCGCGAGGTGGTCAACATCTGGAACGATGCCCGTGACGAGCTGGCGAAGGCTGTTGAGGCCGGGCTCGGCGTCAACAACGCCCTGTACATGATGAGTACCTCCGGGGCGAAGGGTAACATCAACCAGATCAGCCAGATGGCCGGTATGCGCGGTCTGATGCTCGACCCGGGTGGGAAGATCATCGACCTCCCGATTCGGTCGAACTTCCGCGAGGGCCTCAGCGTGCTGGAGTACTTCATCTCCACGCACGGTGCCCGGAAGGGTCTAGCCGACACCGCGCTGCGCACGGCTGACTCCGGTTACCTGACGCGGCGTCTGGTCGATGTCGCCCAGGACGTGATCGTGACGGTGGACGATTGCGGCACCGAGGAGGGCATGCGCATCGAGGTCGACTCGATGCCGGACACCGAGTCCTTCATCGGGCGGATCGTCGGGCGGATGGCGGCTCAGCCGGTAGTCGACCCGAACACCGGGGAGATCCTCGTCGAGCGCAACGGGGAAATCACCGAGGCGATCGCACGGGATCTGGTGGCGCGCGGCGTCCCGCGGGTGGATGTGCGCACGCCGATGCAGTGCGAGGCGGAGCACGGTGTCTGCCGCTACTGTTACGGGCGGAACCTGGCCAGCGGCCAGCTCGTCGACCTGGGCGAGGCGGTCGGCATCATCGCCGCCCAGAGCATCGGTGAGCCCGGTACGCAGTTGACGATGCGGACCTTCCACACCGGTGGCGTCGCGGGTGAGGACATCACCACGGGTCTCCCGCGCGTGGAGGAGCTCTTCGAGGCTCGCGAGCCGAAGGGGAAGGCGATCCTGGCGGAGCACGACGGTGTGGTCCACATCGTCGAGGACGAGAGTGGCCGCCGCATCCTGCTCAGCCGCGAGGAGATCGTGACCGACGTGATGGCGCTGCCGGAGGGCTACCAGGTGCTGGTGGCCGACGGCGAGACCGTCGCGGTCGGACAGGTGCTGGCCTCGCCGCCGGAGGGCGTCGAGGGCGACCCGGTGGTTGCCAGCATGGACGGTGTCGTCTTCCTTGACGGGCAGGAGTTCGTCCTGCGGCACGAGGAGACGCAGACCACCGAGTACCAGGTGCCGGCATCGGCCCATATCCGGGTCAACGACGGTGACACGGTGACAACGGGCACCCAGTTGACCGATGGGAACCTCGACCCGCAGCAGATCCTCCAGACCATGGGGCGCGCCGCAGTGCAGCGCTACCTGGTCGACGAGGTGCAGAAGGTCTACAAGTCGCAGGGCGTGGTGACCAACGACAAGCACATCGAGGTCATCGTGCGCCAGATGCTGCGGAAGGTCGCGGTGGAGGATCCGGGCGACACCGACCTGCTGGTCGGGGAGCTGATCGACCGGTTCACCTTCAACCGGATCAACGAGGAGATCATCGCCGAGGGTGGCGAGCCGGCGACGGCGCAGCAGGTGCTGCTCGGCATCACCAAGGCGTCGCTGGCAACCGAGAGCTTCCTGTCGGCGGCCTCCTTCCAGGAGACCACGCGGGTTCTGACCGAGGCCGCGATCCACGGCAAGGTCGACTACCTGCGCGGCCTGAAGGAGAACGTCATCATCGGCAAGCTGATCCCGGCCGGCTCCGGGTTCTGGGCGCGCAAGCGCAAGGCCGAAGGTCTGACGGCGCACGACGAGGCGTCGCTGGCCGCGATGCAGGAGGAGCAGCTACGCCAGCCGACCTCGATCGAGGAGGTCAAGGAGCAGCTTGAGGGCCAGGCGTCGGCTCTGCCTGCATCGACCGGCGTGGCGGTGGCTGAGGCGCCGGAGGCGCAGTTGCCGGCCGGTTCGGGCGACGACACCAGCCCGGCATCCGCAGAGCCGGGGGCCGAGGCGGAGAGCGAAGCCGCTGAGGGCGAGGGCGGGGAGGAGTAG
- the rpsL gene encoding 30S ribosomal protein S12 has product MPTINQLVRKGRKRVIKKTKAPALRYTNNALGRYAGRLRRGKGSPQKRGVCTQVRTMTPKKPNSALRKIARVRLSNGMEVTAYIPGEGHNLQEHSTVLIRGGRVKDLPGVRYHIIRGALDARGVENRKQGRSKYGAKRQKS; this is encoded by the coding sequence GTGCCGACGATCAACCAGTTGGTCCGAAAAGGGCGGAAGCGGGTCATCAAGAAGACCAAGGCGCCGGCGCTGCGCTACACCAACAACGCGCTGGGTCGGTATGCCGGTCGTCTGCGGCGCGGTAAGGGGTCGCCCCAGAAGCGTGGGGTGTGCACCCAGGTCCGCACCATGACTCCGAAGAAGCCCAACTCGGCGCTCCGCAAGATCGCCCGTGTGCGCCTCAGCAACGGTATGGAAGTGACGGCGTACATTCCGGGCGAGGGGCACAACCTCCAGGAGCACTCGACGGTGCTGATCCGGGGTGGTCGTGTGAAGGACCTGCCCGGGGTGCGGTACCACATCATTCGCGGTGCCCTGGATGCCCGCGGTGTCGAAAACCGCAAGCAGGGGCGGTCGAAGTACGGAGCCAAAAGGCAGAAGTCCTAG
- the rpsG gene encoding 30S ribosomal protein S7 gives MPRRAKVVRREIPPDPRYGSELVQRFINKVMQRGKKGTAERIVYDALDIIQQRTGRDPVEVFQQAIRNATPVLEVKPRRVGGATYQVPIQIEPARRLSLAIRWLLQSARARTGRSMAEKLAAELMDAANNTGATIKRRDDTHRMAEANRAFSHYRW, from the coding sequence ATGCCGAGACGGGCCAAGGTCGTTCGACGGGAGATCCCCCCTGATCCGCGCTACGGTAGCGAGCTGGTGCAGCGCTTCATCAATAAGGTGATGCAGCGCGGCAAGAAGGGCACGGCCGAGCGCATCGTCTACGACGCGCTGGACATCATCCAGCAGCGCACGGGGCGTGATCCCGTCGAGGTGTTCCAGCAGGCAATCCGCAATGCGACCCCCGTGCTCGAGGTCAAGCCGCGGCGCGTGGGTGGCGCGACCTACCAGGTCCCGATCCAGATTGAGCCTGCCCGGCGGCTATCGCTGGCGATCCGCTGGCTGCTGCAGTCGGCACGTGCTCGCACGGGGCGCTCGATGGCCGAGAAGTTGGCCGCCGAGTTGATGGACGCGGCGAACAACACCGGTGCCACCATCAAGCGGAGGGACGATACTCACCGCATGGCGGAGGCGAACCGAGCGTTCTCGCACTATCGTTGGTAA
- the fusA gene encoding elongation factor G — MSTTVTQTAQQQRLELARTRNIGIIAHIDAGKTTTTERILFYTGRVHRPGETHEGSATMDWMEQERERGITITSAATTCFWRDHRINIIDTPGHVDFTVEVERSLRVLDGGVVVFDAVAGVEPQSETVWRQADKYHVPRICFVNKMDRTGANFPRTVEMIKDRLKAKPAVVQLPIGSEADFVGLIDLLTLQAYIYRDDLGQQIDVVDVPADMQEEVERARQELIEQIAETNEELTLRYLEGEELSVEELRAALRAATISGELVPVLCGSALKNKGVQRMLDAIVDYLPSPADIPPVRGTNPKTGEEEERTVGEDQPLAALAFKIVADPHVGRLAYVRVYSGQLQAGTYVYNSTKGTRERVGRLLRMHANHREEVPEISAGDICAVIGLKETFTGDTLCDPAHPILLEAIQFPEPVIAVAVEPKTRADQDKMGIALARLAEEDPTFQVYTDPDSGQTIIRGMGELHLEVIIDRMLREFRVSANIGKPQVAYKETIAKPVRVEGRFVRQTGGRGQYGHVWLELEPLPRGEGFVFEDRIVGGVVPKEYIPAVEAGIREAMESGGEAGHPIVDIKAVLVDGSYHEVDSSEMAFKIAASMALKEGVRRAGSVVLEPYMKVEVTTPEEFMGDVMGDLNARRGRIEGMEMRAGAQVIRAYVPLASMFGYATDLRSMTQGRATYSMEFDHYEPVPESLAAEMKAKAQRD; from the coding sequence ATGAGTACCACTGTAACGCAGACAGCTCAGCAGCAGCGCCTGGAGCTGGCGAGGACCCGCAACATCGGCATCATCGCGCACATCGACGCGGGTAAGACGACCACCACCGAGCGCATCCTCTTCTACACCGGGCGCGTACACCGGCCCGGTGAGACCCATGAGGGCTCCGCCACCATGGACTGGATGGAGCAGGAGCGCGAGCGGGGGATCACCATTACCTCGGCGGCGACCACCTGCTTCTGGCGGGACCACCGCATCAATATCATCGACACACCCGGCCACGTGGACTTCACCGTCGAGGTGGAGCGCTCGCTGCGCGTGCTCGACGGCGGCGTTGTCGTGTTCGACGCAGTCGCGGGCGTCGAGCCGCAGTCGGAGACGGTGTGGCGGCAGGCCGATAAGTACCACGTCCCGCGCATCTGCTTCGTCAACAAGATGGACCGAACGGGCGCGAACTTCCCCCGGACGGTCGAGATGATCAAGGACCGCCTCAAGGCGAAGCCGGCGGTGGTCCAGTTGCCGATCGGCAGTGAGGCGGACTTTGTCGGCCTCATCGACCTGCTCACCCTCCAGGCGTACATCTACCGGGATGACCTGGGCCAGCAGATCGACGTGGTGGATGTCCCGGCTGATATGCAGGAGGAAGTCGAGCGGGCCCGGCAGGAGCTTATCGAGCAGATCGCCGAGACCAACGAGGAACTCACGCTGCGCTACCTCGAGGGTGAGGAGCTCAGCGTCGAGGAGCTGCGCGCTGCGCTGCGCGCGGCCACTATTTCCGGCGAACTGGTCCCGGTGCTGTGTGGCTCCGCGCTCAAGAACAAGGGCGTGCAGCGCATGCTGGACGCTATCGTCGACTACCTCCCGTCCCCGGCGGACATCCCGCCGGTGCGGGGCACCAACCCGAAGACGGGCGAGGAGGAAGAGCGCACGGTGGGCGAGGATCAGCCGCTGGCGGCGCTCGCGTTCAAGATCGTGGCGGACCCGCACGTCGGCCGTCTGGCCTATGTCCGTGTCTATTCCGGTCAGCTTCAGGCGGGCACCTACGTCTACAACTCCACCAAGGGGACCCGCGAGCGCGTCGGGCGTCTCCTCCGGATGCACGCCAACCACCGAGAGGAAGTGCCGGAGATCTCGGCTGGCGATATCTGCGCCGTCATCGGCCTGAAGGAGACCTTCACTGGCGATACGCTGTGCGATCCGGCACACCCCATCCTGCTGGAGGCGATCCAGTTCCCAGAGCCGGTGATCGCCGTGGCGGTCGAGCCGAAGACGCGCGCCGACCAGGACAAGATGGGGATCGCGCTGGCGCGCCTTGCCGAAGAGGATCCGACCTTCCAGGTCTACACCGACCCTGACAGCGGGCAGACGATCATCCGGGGTATGGGCGAGCTGCACCTCGAGGTGATCATCGACCGGATGCTGCGTGAGTTCCGTGTCAGCGCGAACATCGGGAAGCCGCAGGTGGCCTACAAGGAGACCATCGCCAAGCCGGTGCGGGTCGAGGGTCGCTTCGTGCGGCAGACGGGCGGTCGCGGTCAGTATGGGCACGTCTGGCTGGAGCTCGAGCCGCTCCCGCGTGGTGAGGGCTTCGTCTTTGAGGACCGCATCGTCGGCGGCGTGGTCCCGAAGGAGTACATCCCGGCGGTCGAGGCTGGTATCCGGGAGGCGATGGAGTCGGGCGGCGAGGCCGGACACCCGATCGTCGACATCAAGGCGGTGCTGGTCGACGGGTCGTACCACGAGGTCGACTCGTCGGAGATGGCGTTCAAGATTGCCGCCTCGATGGCGCTCAAGGAGGGCGTGCGGCGTGCGGGTTCGGTCGTCCTCGAGCCGTACATGAAGGTCGAGGTCACGACCCCCGAGGAGTTCATGGGCGACGTGATGGGCGACCTGAATGCCCGTCGCGGTCGGATCGAGGGCATGGAGATGCGAGCCGGCGCTCAGGTGATTCGCGCCTACGTTCCCCTTGCGTCCATGTTCGGCTACGCCACGGACCTTCGGTCGATGACCCAGGGTCGGGCGACCTACAGCATGGAGTTCGATCACTATGAGCCAGTGCCGGAGAGCCTGGCAGCGGAGATGAAGGCGAAGGCCCAGCGCGACTAG